One genomic window of Planctomycetota bacterium includes the following:
- a CDS encoding CDP-alcohol phosphatidyltransferase family protein, with amino-acid sequence MDSHVERDRKRHRRARVRRKAVIRGVHTLPSLATLGNAVSGFAAIYVATLTPIDAVDAATITSVDPITAFFMRHTVVAAIYLIALAMIFDALDGRLARIARHTTDFGGQLDSMADMVSFGVAPAIIALKVFRFDGVDLPLVLTRLIFGVSMMYVACAALRLARFNVTNEHGEQHHMSFLGLPSPAAGGAVCGLALMQQDLLQEAVRFAGSGIGSTLHVLSIIATIAVPVVTLGAALLMVSNIRYPHLVNRGLRGRRNLGVLVLAVGIVALLIVQHRYVLGLFALTLMLSGPIVWLHGRWRRAHASAS; translated from the coding sequence ATGGACTCCCACGTCGAACGCGATCGCAAGCGGCACCGCCGGGCGCGGGTGCGACGCAAAGCGGTGATCCGCGGCGTCCACACGCTTCCGTCGCTCGCCACCCTCGGCAACGCGGTCAGCGGCTTCGCGGCCATCTATGTCGCGACACTCACACCGATCGACGCGGTCGACGCAGCCACCATCACGAGCGTCGACCCGATCACCGCGTTCTTCATGCGACACACCGTTGTCGCGGCCATCTATCTCATCGCGCTGGCCATGATCTTCGACGCGCTCGACGGCCGCCTGGCCCGCATCGCCCGCCACACCACGGACTTCGGCGGGCAGCTTGATTCGATGGCCGACATGGTCAGCTTCGGCGTCGCCCCGGCGATCATCGCGCTCAAGGTCTTCCGCTTCGACGGCGTCGATCTGCCGCTCGTACTCACTCGGCTCATCTTCGGCGTGAGCATGATGTACGTCGCCTGTGCCGCGCTGCGGCTCGCGCGGTTCAACGTCACCAACGAGCACGGCGAGCAGCATCACATGTCGTTTCTCGGCCTGCCCTCACCCGCGGCCGGTGGCGCGGTCTGCGGGCTCGCGCTCATGCAACAAGATCTATTGCAAGAGGCCGTCCGCTTCGCCGGCAGCGGGATCGGTTCCACGCTGCACGTGTTGAGCATCATCGCGACCATCGCCGTTCCGGTCGTCACGCTCGGCGCGGCTTTGCTCATGGTCAGCAACATCCGCTACCCGCACTTGGTCAACCGCGGGCTACGCGGTCGCAGAAACCTCGGCGTTCTGGTTCTCGCCGTTGGCATCGTGGCCTTGCTCATCGTGCAACACCGCTATGTGCTGGGACTGTTCGCCTTGACGCTCATGCTCAGCGGACCGATCGTGTGGCTCCACGGCCGCTGGCGCCGAGCCCATGCGAGCGCGTCGTAG
- a CDS encoding calcium-binding protein, whose amino-acid sequence MVGEFVPYGILERVEVEAGGGDDWVESGRYRVPMTFIGGRGDDVLIGGDGADLLSGGPGADILYGFLDADTLLGNDGDDELWPGTGSNIVGGGRGTDQLVRDGGSARGPAFGEADLSAERVTDTDGNPINGDYTPRINLRNAVGNIYLGSANGNRAALVSFYLSDSGFRLDWVVLPSFDRTLRIRVTPTDPPVGAAQAFTNYNGRFDLGPAGGESFDRIEVITPDDGVVLSRNVVRGDDDLRGLTGVGSIAMFPPVTHAVPLEGPGLPAGSVYIGGTVFGDELLITTTGSQILVTGRYIEPIAINQENVIRLSVEVGAGNDSVAVSGDLPVVLRGGDGDDLLIGGDGGGYLVGGEGDDTLGGGDSRDRIEGNAGNDLLSGVDGDDVLNGGAGDDRLFAGTGINELIGGDGFDWFRDGGDDGWDRTVGVEQRRSFPGDRREPRIDWVDTGLFERARTVFGGPAFDLFRNVFTNDGTGFQAQFFLNVPDNYTYDITSRREGEVLFIDLSRPREGRGFNNTATVVFGTENPPAEVVLFDAFAGREIERQTLDPTTVPDEPGPFGTRGLIG is encoded by the coding sequence GTGGTTGGTGAGTTCGTGCCGTATGGCATTCTTGAGCGTGTCGAAGTGGAAGCGGGCGGGGGCGATGATTGGGTCGAGTCCGGGCGCTACCGCGTGCCGATGACATTCATCGGCGGCCGCGGCGACGACGTGCTGATTGGCGGCGATGGGGCCGACCTGCTCTCGGGCGGACCGGGTGCGGACATCCTCTACGGCTTCCTTGATGCCGACACGCTGCTGGGCAACGACGGTGATGACGAACTCTGGCCCGGCACCGGTTCCAACATCGTCGGCGGCGGAAGGGGGACGGACCAACTCGTTCGGGATGGCGGCAGCGCACGCGGCCCGGCGTTCGGCGAGGCGGACCTCTCCGCCGAGCGCGTCACCGATACCGATGGCAACCCGATCAATGGCGACTACACCCCGCGCATCAACCTCCGCAACGCAGTCGGCAACATCTACCTCGGCAGCGCCAACGGCAACCGCGCCGCACTGGTCAGTTTCTATCTCTCCGACTCCGGCTTCCGGCTCGACTGGGTGGTGCTTCCGAGCTTTGACCGCACGTTGCGTATCCGAGTGACACCGACCGACCCGCCGGTCGGAGCTGCACAGGCGTTTACCAACTACAACGGGCGGTTCGACCTCGGCCCGGCTGGCGGCGAGTCGTTCGACCGCATCGAAGTCATCACCCCCGACGACGGCGTCGTGCTCAGTCGCAACGTCGTTCGCGGCGACGACGACCTGCGCGGTCTGACGGGTGTCGGGTCCATCGCGATGTTCCCGCCGGTCACTCATGCGGTTCCGCTGGAAGGTCCCGGCCTGCCGGCAGGAAGCGTTTACATCGGCGGAACGGTCTTCGGCGACGAGCTGCTTATCACAACAACTGGGTCACAGATCCTCGTAACCGGCCGGTATATCGAGCCCATCGCGATCAACCAGGAGAACGTGATCCGCCTGAGCGTAGAGGTCGGCGCGGGTAACGACAGCGTCGCGGTATCGGGTGACCTGCCAGTCGTGTTGCGCGGCGGCGACGGCGACGACCTGCTCATCGGTGGTGACGGCGGGGGGTACCTCGTCGGCGGTGAGGGCGACGACACCCTTGGCGGCGGTGACAGTCGCGACCGCATCGAAGGCAATGCCGGAAACGACCTGCTCTCGGGCGTGGACGGCGACGACGTGCTCAACGGCGGCGCGGGCGACGATCGGCTCTTCGCCGGTACCGGCATCAACGAACTCATCGGCGGTGATGGTTTCGACTGGTTCCGCGACGGCGGCGACGACGGCTGGGACCGCACCGTCGGCGTCGAACAACGGCGCAGCTTTCCTGGTGATCGTCGCGAGCCACGCATCGACTGGGTCGACACTGGTCTCTTTGAACGTGCCCGCACCGTCTTCGGCGGTCCGGCGTTCGATCTCTTCCGCAACGTCTTCACCAACGACGGCACGGGCTTCCAGGCACAGTTCTTCCTCAACGTCCCCGACAACTACACCTACGACATCACCTCCCGCCGTGAGGGCGAGGTGCTTTTCATCGACTTGAGCAGGCCGCGGGAGGGGCGGGGCTTCAACAATACCGCCACCGTCGTCTTTGGCACGGAGAATCCGCCGGCCGAGGTCGTCCTGTTCGACGCGTTTGCCGGCCGCGAGATCGAGCGCCAGACGCTCGACCCGACCACCGTCCCCGACGAGCCCGGCCCGTTCGGCACTCGCGGATTAATAGGCTAG
- a CDS encoding SRPBCC domain-containing protein, with product MKQIRLQRTLPHPVADAWEALTDADAMAEWLMPNDFRPTVGHTFTFRTKPGPGFDGIAHGEVLAVEPEKMLQLRWQAGKLDTIVTFTLEPLGTDQTRLTLTHTGFGWGDLTARLFLGFGWPKVIDRLGRSAAQRGAQR from the coding sequence ATGAAGCAGATCCGCCTCCAACGCACTCTTCCCCACCCCGTCGCTGACGCGTGGGAGGCACTGACCGACGCCGACGCGATGGCGGAATGGTTGATGCCCAACGATTTCCGCCCGACCGTCGGACACACCTTCACGTTCCGCACCAAGCCCGGACCCGGCTTCGACGGAATCGCCCACGGCGAGGTGCTCGCAGTCGAACCGGAGAAGATGCTTCAACTCCGCTGGCAGGCGGGCAAGCTCGACACCATCGTCACCTTCACGCTCGAACCGCTCGGCACCGATCAAACTCGGCTCACGCTGACGCACACCGGCTTCGGCTGGGGCGACCTGACGGCCCGACTGTTTCTCGGCTTCGGCTGGCCGAAGGTCATCGATCGGCTCGGTCGATCGGCGGCCCAACGCGGCGCGCAGCGTTGA
- the smpB gene encoding SsrA-binding protein SmpB yields MAKKGKQKVDHSPRLLNRRARHDYFLSDHIECGIALLGSEVKALRAGQGNLGEAYARFTPRGELEVANFHIDPYRKSGIANQHEPLRSKKLLVHKREIRKLQEATREKGTSLIPTSVYWKNGRAKLELAVAKGKKEHDKRETLKRKVQEREIRRAMTVKQ; encoded by the coding sequence GTGGCCAAGAAGGGCAAACAGAAAGTCGACCACAGCCCGCGGCTACTCAACCGCCGGGCCCGGCATGACTACTTCCTCTCCGATCACATCGAGTGCGGCATCGCGCTGCTCGGGTCGGAAGTGAAAGCCCTGCGCGCCGGCCAGGGCAATCTCGGTGAGGCCTACGCACGGTTCACGCCGCGTGGTGAACTCGAGGTCGCCAACTTCCACATCGACCCCTACCGCAAGTCGGGCATCGCGAACCAGCACGAGCCGCTGCGGTCCAAGAAGCTGCTCGTCCACAAGCGTGAGATCCGCAAGCTGCAGGAAGCGACGCGCGAGAAGGGCACGAGCCTGATCCCGACAAGCGTGTACTGGAAGAACGGCCGGGCCAAGCTTGAGCTCGCGGTCGCCAAGGGCAAAAAGGAACACGACAAACGCGAGACGCTCAAGCGAAAAGTGCAGGAGCGCGAGATCCGCCGGGCGATGACGGTGAAGCAGTGA
- a CDS encoding phosphatidylserine decarboxylase has product MPFTRHGFRELLVGSLVLALTGFALGWVWWPLALVILPALVFLFAFFRDPERSSPDDVQTYVSPADGKVSDVTTIDDDPLVGGPATRVGIFLSVFNVHVNRSPCDGVVKEVIYKKGKFINALDHAKASDENESNTLVIADPETGEVRAVVKQIVGLIARRIVCTKQAGDTVTRGERIGMIKFGSRTELTVPKALYPDVLVAVGDKVQGARTVMVGVGETHDEAEPLASTTPV; this is encoded by the coding sequence ATGCCCTTCACCCGACACGGCTTTCGTGAACTGCTCGTCGGTTCGCTCGTGCTCGCGCTCACCGGCTTCGCGCTCGGATGGGTTTGGTGGCCACTCGCTCTGGTGATCTTGCCGGCACTCGTCTTCCTGTTCGCGTTCTTCCGAGACCCGGAACGTTCCTCGCCGGATGACGTGCAGACCTATGTCTCGCCGGCCGACGGGAAGGTCTCGGACGTCACCACGATTGACGACGACCCACTCGTCGGCGGCCCGGCGACGCGCGTGGGCATCTTCCTCTCGGTCTTCAACGTTCACGTCAACCGCAGCCCCTGCGACGGCGTCGTGAAGGAAGTCATCTACAAAAAGGGCAAGTTCATCAACGCCCTCGACCACGCCAAGGCGTCCGACGAGAACGAGAGCAACACGCTCGTGATCGCCGACCCCGAAACCGGCGAGGTCCGTGCGGTGGTCAAGCAGATCGTCGGCCTCATCGCCCGCCGCATCGTCTGCACGAAGCAGGCCGGCGACACCGTCACCCGCGGCGAGCGCATCGGCATGATCAAGTTCGGCTCCCGCACCGAGCTGACCGTCCCCAAAGCGTTGTACCCGGACGTGCTCGTGGCCGTCGGCGACAAGGTGCAGGGGGCCAGGACGGTCATGGTCGGCGTCGGCGAGACCCACGACGAGGCCGAGCCGTTGGCGAGCACGACGCCGGTGTAA
- a CDS encoding GNAT family N-acetyltransferase, translated as MIDSLVGFAFVAWDGGVHGFLLEPTVRRSHQRHGIGRRLVHEATQACRARRLHWLHVDFEDHLEPFYRACGFRPAKAGLIRLDED; from the coding sequence GTGATCGACTCACTCGTCGGCTTCGCTTTCGTCGCTTGGGACGGCGGCGTACATGGATTTCTTCTGGAGCCGACCGTGCGACGCTCTCACCAGCGCCACGGCATTGGTCGTCGACTCGTACATGAGGCGACGCAAGCGTGCCGGGCGCGAAGACTCCATTGGCTGCACGTCGACTTCGAGGATCATCTCGAACCCTTTTACCGGGCTTGCGGGTTTCGACCGGCCAAGGCCGGACTGATCCGACTGGATGAAGATTGA
- a CDS encoding endo-1,4-beta-xylanase has translation MNTFALVTLLVLAGCQMSRVAGGDDRAGVPIEPTREPTLPEAAEGRFLIGTAIMARALDDPAVADLIRTQYNAITAENELKPKSVQPEPGAFDFTAGDKLADFAEANDIALIGHTLVWHQQAPAWMFEDEAGEPLPRDEALENMRAHIHTVVKHFKGRVHGWDVVNEAISDNGPYLRDTPALRAIGDDYVIKAFEFAREADPDVELYYNDFNIELDYKRDKALRLLAELDAAGVRPDRVGIQGHWLIGGPDIEQLERGLTAYFDAGYDIDITELDIDMLPRDAAGADLDISPGAVGNPYADGLPDERQQALADRYREIFELLTKYDERISRVTFWGTHDGATWLNGWPVRGRTNHPLLFDRQLQPKPAFDAVIEVLQAKKQ, from the coding sequence ATGAACACATTCGCGTTGGTCACATTGCTTGTTCTCGCCGGTTGTCAGATGTCTCGTGTCGCGGGAGGCGATGACAGGGCGGGTGTGCCCATCGAGCCGACTCGTGAACCAACCTTGCCCGAAGCGGCCGAAGGGCGGTTCCTCATCGGCACGGCGATCATGGCACGTGCGTTGGACGATCCCGCCGTCGCCGATCTGATCCGCACGCAGTACAACGCGATCACCGCCGAGAACGAGTTGAAACCTAAATCAGTTCAACCCGAGCCCGGCGCTTTCGATTTCACGGCCGGCGACAAGCTCGCCGATTTCGCCGAGGCCAACGACATCGCGCTTATCGGCCACACGCTGGTCTGGCATCAGCAGGCACCCGCATGGATGTTCGAGGACGAGGCCGGCGAGCCGTTGCCGCGCGACGAAGCCCTGGAGAATATGCGGGCGCACATCCACACGGTGGTCAAGCATTTCAAGGGCCGCGTGCACGGTTGGGACGTGGTCAACGAAGCGATCTCCGACAACGGTCCGTACCTGCGTGACACGCCGGCCCTTCGCGCGATCGGCGACGACTATGTGATCAAGGCGTTCGAGTTCGCCCGCGAAGCCGACCCGGACGTCGAACTCTACTACAACGACTTCAATATCGAACTCGACTACAAACGGGACAAGGCCTTGCGCCTGCTCGCCGAACTCGATGCCGCCGGCGTCCGACCGGATCGCGTCGGCATCCAGGGCCATTGGCTCATCGGCGGTCCCGACATCGAGCAACTCGAGCGCGGCCTCACCGCCTACTTCGACGCCGGATACGACATCGACATCACCGAACTCGACATCGACATGCTCCCCCGCGACGCGGCCGGTGCCGATCTGGACATCAGCCCCGGCGCGGTCGGCAACCCGTATGCCGACGGCCTGCCCGACGAAAGGCAACAAGCGTTGGCCGACCGCTACCGCGAGATTTTCGAACTGCTCACCAAGTACGACGAACGCATCAGTCGCGTGACGTTCTGGGGGACGCACGACGGAGCGACCTGGCTCAACGGCTGGCCGGTCAGGGGCCGCACGAACCACCCATTGCTCTTCGATCGCCAACTCCAGCCCAAGCCCGCATTCGACGCGGTGATTGAAGTGTTGCAAGCGAAGAAACAATGA
- a CDS encoding sulfatase has product MNVLLLLTDQLTSRALSMYAKGDATLAPTPNLDRLATEGVVIDDMCSTCPVCTPARAMLLTGRHPQTTGHVMNSVRLRHDEVTLADVFRDAGYRTGWIGKWHLHTGAFPAANVPDYVPVGRDRGGFEHWRGYNQHMIYWDGPLAGDDWDTIRWKGYETDGLGDFALDFLRADDDRPFLLCVSPHQPHDSTWSDLKQHAPDWAYEGLPNEANLVLPPNVAAFEEHETTRWGYREYLAMIRCVDAMVGRLLDELEALGKLDDTLFIFTSDHGNEGGARGGRFFEKRSPHEESISIPLILRHPALGSGRRSVLMGMPDMMPTLCCMCGLGVPATVEGVDCSAGWRGASAGQDALLLMRFSEAFDHLKTGAEWRGVRTPTHTYARWLTGERVLFDNAADPWQMNNLADTPLADELEATMQTLMAERGDALGPCTNYADWFDEQRRVVRNAWGPLPVSG; this is encoded by the coding sequence GTGAACGTTCTCCTGCTGCTCACCGACCAACTGACGTCCCGTGCCTTGTCGATGTACGCAAAGGGTGATGCGACGCTTGCGCCGACGCCGAACCTTGATCGGCTGGCGACCGAGGGGGTGGTCATCGACGACATGTGTTCGACGTGTCCGGTGTGTACGCCGGCACGGGCGATGCTGTTGACCGGTCGACATCCGCAGACGACCGGACACGTGATGAACTCCGTCCGCCTGCGGCATGACGAGGTGACGCTCGCCGACGTGTTCCGCGATGCGGGGTACCGCACCGGCTGGATCGGCAAATGGCACCTGCACACGGGTGCGTTCCCCGCGGCGAACGTTCCGGATTACGTCCCCGTCGGCCGTGACCGCGGCGGCTTCGAGCATTGGCGGGGCTACAACCAACACATGATCTACTGGGATGGCCCGCTCGCCGGTGACGATTGGGACACGATCCGGTGGAAGGGCTATGAGACCGACGGGCTGGGCGATTTTGCGTTGGACTTTCTCCGGGCGGACGATGATCGGCCGTTCCTGTTGTGCGTGTCGCCTCACCAGCCGCACGACTCGACGTGGTCGGACCTGAAGCAACACGCGCCGGACTGGGCCTACGAAGGTCTGCCCAACGAGGCGAATTTGGTGCTCCCGCCCAACGTCGCGGCGTTCGAGGAACACGAAACCACCCGCTGGGGCTACCGCGAGTACCTCGCCATGATCCGCTGCGTCGACGCAATGGTCGGCCGACTGCTCGACGAACTCGAAGCACTCGGCAAGCTCGACGACACGCTGTTCATCTTCACCAGCGATCACGGCAACGAGGGCGGCGCACGCGGCGGGCGGTTCTTCGAGAAGCGCTCGCCTCACGAGGAGTCGATCAGCATTCCGCTCATCCTGCGGCATCCGGCGTTGGGCAGCGGTCGGCGGTCGGTGCTGATGGGGATGCCGGACATGATGCCGACGCTCTGCTGCATGTGCGGGTTGGGCGTGCCGGCCACGGTCGAGGGCGTCGATTGCTCGGCCGGCTGGCGGGGTGCGTCGGCGGGGCAAGACGCGTTGCTGCTCATGCGGTTCAGCGAGGCGTTCGATCACCTCAAGACCGGTGCCGAGTGGCGCGGCGTCCGCACGCCGACGCACACCTACGCCCGCTGGCTGACCGGCGAGCGTGTGCTCTTTGACAACGCGGCCGACCCGTGGCAGATGAACAACCTCGCGGATACGCCGTTGGCCGACGAGTTGGAAGCGACGATGCAAACACTCATGGCCGAGCGCGGCGACGCACTGGGACCGTGTACGAACTACGCCGACTGGTTCGACGAACAACGCCGCGTGGTACGCAATGCCTGGGGGCCGTTGCCGGTATCGGGTTGA
- the gltX gene encoding glutamate--tRNA ligase codes for MSQIVTRYAPSPTGEQHVGGARTALFNWLLARNTGGKFYLRIEDTDQARSTQSSVESLLRDLKWIGYDWDNADDLMYQSKRVPIYDKLISELMERGLAYEAWETKAELDNMRGQAAIAKRPFLYKRQNYTHEQLAKFKDEGRKPVVRFAMAEKPYYFDDEVLGPKCGVDADQAQDFVIRKTDGMPTYHFAVVIDDAEMGITHILRGAEHLLNTCQHIALQEALGYDRPKYAHLPVIEKMGGGKMSKRDQDKLIRERAREWRDAHGEIVVDGVDVEKFLSDKKSQLETAEQDKVMAVIGMERRELPEINIADFRAAGYLPETLNNFLALLGWSTGDDTERMSMDELVSRFSLDRIGKSSAKFDRAKLTKFSTEAFEHAEPQRVFGAMTDWLSVNPDSPLHRCDDDQLRTLLAMNTGFHVLAEVEQKSTLFFEAPTEYDEKAVAKFIRKGEPSGLEHLRTSREVLAAVETWDTATIEAAIRKQCEGSGAGLGKVAQPLRIAVAGGPVSPPIFDTLAFLGKDKTLTRIDATLAALSETA; via the coding sequence ATGTCCCAGATCGTCACCCGCTACGCACCTTCCCCCACCGGCGAGCAGCACGTCGGCGGCGCTCGCACCGCACTGTTCAACTGGCTGCTGGCCCGCAACACCGGCGGCAAGTTCTACCTCCGTATCGAGGACACCGACCAAGCACGCTCCACCCAGTCGTCGGTCGAATCGCTGCTGCGCGACCTGAAGTGGATCGGCTACGACTGGGACAACGCCGACGACCTGATGTACCAGTCGAAGCGCGTGCCGATCTACGACAAGCTGATCAGTGAGTTGATGGAGCGCGGACTTGCGTACGAGGCGTGGGAGACCAAGGCCGAGCTCGACAACATGCGCGGCCAAGCCGCGATCGCCAAGCGACCGTTCCTGTACAAGCGGCAGAACTACACCCACGAGCAGCTGGCGAAGTTCAAGGACGAGGGCCGCAAGCCGGTCGTGCGGTTCGCGATGGCGGAGAAGCCGTACTACTTCGACGACGAGGTGCTCGGGCCCAAGTGCGGCGTCGACGCGGACCAGGCTCAGGACTTCGTCATCCGAAAGACCGACGGCATGCCGACGTACCACTTCGCCGTCGTCATCGATGACGCGGAGATGGGCATCACGCACATCCTGCGCGGGGCCGAGCACCTACTCAACACCTGCCAACACATCGCCCTGCAAGAAGCCCTCGGCTACGACCGGCCCAAGTACGCGCACCTGCCGGTCATCGAGAAGATGGGCGGCGGCAAGATGTCCAAGCGCGATCAGGACAAACTCATCCGCGAGCGTGCCCGGGAGTGGCGTGACGCGCACGGCGAGATCGTCGTCGACGGCGTGGACGTGGAGAAGTTCCTCAGCGACAAGAAGAGCCAGCTCGAAACCGCCGAGCAGGACAAAGTGATGGCGGTGATCGGGATGGAGCGGCGTGAGTTGCCGGAGATTAACATCGCCGACTTCCGCGCGGCCGGCTACCTGCCGGAAACGCTCAACAACTTCCTCGCCCTGCTCGGCTGGTCCACCGGCGACGACACCGAGCGGATGAGCATGGACGAGCTCGTGTCACGCTTCAGCCTCGACCGCATCGGCAAGAGCTCGGCCAAGTTCGACCGCGCGAAGCTGACCAAGTTCAGCACCGAGGCGTTCGAACACGCCGAGCCGCAACGCGTGTTCGGCGCCATGACGGACTGGCTCAGCGTCAACCCCGACAGCCCGTTGCACCGGTGCGACGACGATCAGCTGCGCACGCTTCTCGCGATGAACACCGGCTTTCACGTCCTCGCCGAGGTCGAGCAAAAGTCGACCCTGTTCTTCGAAGCACCGACCGAGTATGACGAGAAGGCGGTCGCGAAGTTCATCCGCAAGGGCGAGCCGAGCGGGTTGGAGCATCTGCGAACCAGCCGCGAGGTGCTCGCGGCGGTCGAGACGTGGGACACTGCGACGATCGAGGCCGCGATCCGCAAACAATGCGAGGGCAGCGGCGCCGGCCTCGGCAAGGTCGCCCAGCCGCTGCGCATCGCCGTCGCCGGCGGGCCGGTCAGCCCGCCGATCTTCGACACGCTGGCCTTCCTCGGCAAGGACAAAACCCTCACCCGAATCGACGCGACCCTCGCGGCGCTTTCCGAAACCGCCTGA
- the sdhB gene encoding succinate dehydrogenase iron-sulfur subunit, with product MNFAPTETAVIDDTANGRATAEKTVRVRIKRQDSPDAEPRWEAFDVPVRANMNIISVLQYIAANPTTVDGKNTTPPVWDSGCLEEVCGACTMVINGRVRQSCSALVDEITDDNNTITLEPMTKFPLIRDLWVDRSRLFNDLKKVMAWVPIDGTYDLGAGPPISEDLQEERYPLSRCISCGCCLEACPQYTPTNEFVGAAVISQVRLFNDHPTGEALKNERLEELMKPGGVADCSKAGNCVEVCPKEIPLLESIASVQRQATFYALKRFFIK from the coding sequence ATGAACTTTGCCCCGACCGAAACCGCCGTGATTGATGACACCGCCAACGGCCGTGCGACGGCCGAGAAAACGGTCCGTGTACGCATCAAACGTCAGGACTCGCCGGACGCCGAGCCTCGCTGGGAAGCCTTCGATGTGCCCGTCCGGGCTAACATGAACATCATCTCGGTCTTGCAGTACATCGCCGCCAACCCCACGACCGTCGACGGCAAGAACACCACCCCGCCGGTCTGGGACTCCGGTTGCCTCGAGGAAGTCTGCGGCGCTTGCACCATGGTTATCAATGGCCGCGTGCGGCAATCTTGCTCGGCGTTGGTCGACGAGATCACCGACGACAACAACACGATCACGCTCGAGCCGATGACCAAATTCCCGCTCATCCGCGATCTCTGGGTGGACCGCTCGCGGTTGTTCAACGATCTGAAGAAGGTCATGGCGTGGGTCCCGATCGACGGCACCTACGACCTCGGTGCCGGTCCACCGATTAGCGAAGACCTGCAAGAAGAGCGCTACCCACTTTCCCGCTGCATTTCCTGCGGTTGCTGCCTCGAAGCGTGCCCGCAGTACACGCCGACCAACGAGTTTGTCGGGGCCGCCGTGATCAGCCAAGTCCGCCTCTTCAACGACCACCCCACCGGCGAGGCGCTCAAGAACGAGCGCCTCGAAGAACTGATGAAGCCCGGCGGCGTCGCCGACTGCTCGAAGGCCGGCAACTGCGTCGAAGTCTGCCCGAAGGAAATCCCGCTCCTCGAGTCCATCGCCAGCGTCCAACGCCAAGCAACCTTCTACGCGCTCAAGCGGTTCTTCATCAAGTAA